A region from the Papio anubis isolate 15944 chromosome 6, Panubis1.0, whole genome shotgun sequence genome encodes:
- the PPP1R3G gene encoding protein phosphatase 1 regulatory subunit 3G, with product MEPTGARLSLEAPGPAPFGETPLVEEPSVPGVLCVQGGGDGGGTSETPSPDAQLGDRPLSPKEETALQEQEELLQCRRRCRARSFSLPADPILQAAKFLQQQQQQAAVLGGEGAEDAPLGPGGCCAKCKKRVQFADTLGLTLTSVKHFSEAEEPQVPPAVLSRLRSFPMRAEDLEQLGGLLAAPLSAQPSRLRPLFQLPGPSAAAERLQRQRVCLERVQCSTASGAEVKGSGRVLSCPGPRAVTVRYTFTEWRSFLDVPAELQPEPLEPQPPEAQSGASEPGSGDAKKEPGAESFHFSLCLPPGLQPEGEEQADARGVAVHFAVCYRCAQGEYWDNNAGANYTLRFARPADAL from the coding sequence ATGGAGCCCACAGGGGCGCGGTTAAGTTTGGAGGCGCCGGGACCAGCGCCCTTCGGAGAGACCCCGCTGGTCGAGGAACCGTCCGTCCCGGGGGTCCTCTGCGTGCAGGGTGGCGGCGACGGCGGTGGCACTTCGGAGACCCCGAGTCCTGACGCTCAGCTAGGGGACAGGCCCCTGTCCCCGAAGGAAGAGACCGCCCTCCAGGAGCAGGAGGAGCTGCTGCAatgccgccgccgctgccgcgcGCGCTCCTTCTCCTTGCCCGCCGACCCCATCCTGCAGGCGGCCAAGttcctgcagcagcagcagcaacaggcaGCGGTGCTGGGCGGCGAGGGGGCGGAGGACGCGCCGCTCGGCCCGGGCGGCTGCTGCGCCAAGTGCAAGAAGCGGGTGCAGTTCGCGGACACGCTGGGGCTGACCCTGACCAGCGTGAAGCACTTCAGCGAGGCGGAGGAGCCGCAGGTGCCGCCCGCAGTGCTCTCGCGCCTCCGAAGCTTCCCTATGCGTGCCGAGGACCTGGAGCAGCTCGGGGGACTGCTGGCCGCGCCCCTCTCAGCGCAGCCTTCCCGACTCCGGCCGCTCTTCCAGCTCCCGGGGCCGAGCGCCGCGGCCGAGCGCCTGCAGCGGCAGCGCGTGTGCCTGGAGCGCGTGCAGTGCTCGACGGCCTCGGGCGCGGAGGTGAAGGGCTCCGGCCGCGTGCTCAGCTGCCCTGGGCCCAGGGCCGTGACCGTGCGCTACACCTTTACCGAGTGGCGCTCCTTCCTGGACGTGCCAGCTGAGCTGCAGCCCGAGCCGCTGGAGCCACAGCCGCCAGAGGCGCAGTCGGGGGCCTCCGAGCCAGGTTCGGGGGATGCCAAGAAAGAGCCAGGCGCCGAGTCCTTCCACTTCTCGCTGTGCCTGCCCCCGGGCCTGCAGCCTGAGGGCGAAGAGCAAGCTGACGCGCGCGGCGTCGCGGTCCACTTCGCTGTCTGCTACCGCTGTGCGCAGGGCGAGTACTGGGACAACAACGCGGGCGCCAACTACACGCTGCGCTTCGCGCGCCCTGCGGACGCGCTCTGA